From Gordonia crocea, the proteins below share one genomic window:
- a CDS encoding MCE family protein: protein MKTKLGLASKLGAFAALVVVCAVLIVNSILTPVEGDKHDFTAVITDVSGLYPGSDVRMSGVQIGKVVDIKLDGTVAKVKFDVTTDRTIYDNTRVAVRYQNLVGQRYLELLRAEKDGAPLPPDSTIPVQLTVPSFDVSRLFNGLQPLFTTLDPAAFNTLGQNLLRVIQGDGSGIGPALRDVRALADLATDRQKVVSILIANLAIVSQEIGGKSAQVGKFVQQLNTIVGNLANRADGIIASSLTANETLTRGADLLDQLQEAYDDSYDPLHQFLHRIFPPTALIAQALELLPSLISGFNNSFRTTTAPTEFHCHRGRADIPGIGRLVLGNQRLVVCR, encoded by the coding sequence ATGAAGACGAAACTGGGACTCGCGTCGAAGCTGGGCGCGTTCGCCGCACTCGTGGTCGTGTGCGCGGTGCTGATCGTGAACAGCATCCTGACGCCGGTCGAGGGGGACAAGCACGACTTCACGGCGGTGATCACCGATGTCTCCGGCCTCTATCCGGGCAGTGATGTCCGCATGTCGGGAGTGCAGATCGGCAAGGTCGTCGACATCAAGCTCGACGGCACCGTCGCCAAGGTCAAGTTCGACGTGACGACCGACCGGACGATCTACGACAACACGAGGGTGGCGGTGCGCTACCAGAACCTGGTCGGGCAGCGTTACCTGGAGCTCCTCCGCGCCGAGAAGGACGGCGCCCCGCTGCCGCCGGATTCGACGATCCCGGTGCAACTCACCGTCCCGAGCTTCGACGTCTCCCGGCTGTTCAACGGCCTGCAGCCGCTGTTCACCACGCTGGATCCCGCCGCCTTCAACACGCTCGGCCAGAATCTGCTGCGCGTCATCCAGGGCGACGGCTCCGGCATCGGTCCGGCACTGCGCGACGTACGCGCGCTCGCCGATCTCGCCACCGACCGGCAGAAGGTGGTGAGCATACTGATCGCCAACCTGGCGATCGTGTCCCAGGAGATCGGCGGCAAGTCGGCCCAGGTCGGCAAGTTCGTGCAACAGCTCAACACCATCGTCGGCAACCTCGCCAACCGCGCCGACGGCATCATCGCCAGCTCGCTGACCGCCAACGAGACCCTGACCCGCGGCGCCGACCTCCTCGATCAGCTACAGGAGGCCTACGACGACAGCTACGATCCGCTCCACCAATTCCTGCACCGGATCTTTCCGCCGACCGCACTGATCGCGCAGGCCCTCGAACTGCTGCCCTCGCTGATCTCCGGGTTCAACAACTCGTTCCGCACGACAACCGCACCGACGGAGTTCCACTGCCACCGGGGGCGGGCCGACATCCCCGGAATCGGCCGGCTCGTTCTGGGCAATCAACGTCTGGTGGTGTGCCGATGA
- a CDS encoding ABC transporter permease: MRVTALPAILVSVPFGVIVTVQVSSLSQQVGATSMAGAAGGLGVIRQGSPMVSALLLGGAAGSAIAADLGARTIREEFEAMRTMGIDPARRIVAPRMLAMLALAPMLCVLIIFMGIGVGYVLTIVYQDGVPGSYMSSFAAFATMGDLIVALSKSVIFGVVIVIVACQRGLEATSGPRGVAQAVNAAVVIGVIAAFILNVIITQLVSMFLPARIG; encoded by the coding sequence ATCCGCGTGACCGCGTTGCCGGCGATCCTGGTGTCCGTGCCGTTCGGCGTCATCGTCACCGTGCAGGTCAGCAGTCTGAGCCAGCAGGTGGGCGCCACTTCGATGGCCGGCGCCGCCGGCGGACTCGGCGTGATCCGCCAGGGCTCGCCGATGGTGTCGGCTCTGCTTCTCGGCGGTGCGGCCGGATCGGCGATCGCCGCGGACTTGGGCGCCCGAACGATCCGCGAGGAATTCGAGGCGATGCGCACCATGGGCATCGATCCGGCCCGGCGGATAGTCGCGCCGCGGATGCTCGCCATGCTCGCACTCGCCCCGATGCTGTGCGTACTGATCATCTTCATGGGGATCGGCGTCGGCTATGTGCTCACCATTGTTTACCAGGACGGCGTCCCGGGTAGTTACATGAGTTCGTTTGCCGCCTTCGCCACGATGGGAGACCTCATCGTCGCGCTGAGTAAGTCGGTGATATTCGGAGTCGTGATCGTGATCGTTGCGTGCCAGCGCGGGTTGGAGGCGACTAGTGGCCCGCGCGGAGTGGCACAGGCAGTGAACGCGGCCGTGGTCATCGGGGTCATCGCGGCTTTCATCCTGAACGTGATCATCACCCAGCTCGTCTCGATGTTCCTGCCGGCGCGGATCGGGTGA
- a CDS encoding MlaD family protein, whose protein sequence is MRKQARRYLILLTLVALVTTGCGVRAIDMPLPGTAVSGDTYRVSIEFASALNLPEKAKVFVDGVEVGMVDTIRLEGRTAVINVSIRRDVQLSTRTQASIRQSSLLGDLFVDLSVPQEESRSLLRDGGRIPIGQTVPADNVEDMLRSMSMFVIGAPTEGLARMVNEVNASFPPPAELASLRRFGMAALHELADSRPVVERLLASSSSIVATVGKNAGRVDFLLQNGPPRTAGLADVLFGVVDLMFGMAHLTKPITPLLKPNTPELRRMIGILEPMGLAVAYADYTVPQNLELTNSLLRDKLVPFFSSPLNVRVRTDKPATAQADQMIGVLRAIGMVR, encoded by the coding sequence ATGAGGAAGCAGGCGAGGCGGTACTTGATACTGCTGACGCTCGTGGCACTGGTGACCACAGGCTGCGGCGTGCGGGCCATCGACATGCCGCTGCCGGGAACGGCGGTGTCCGGTGACACCTACCGGGTCTCGATCGAGTTCGCGAGTGCGCTGAACCTGCCGGAGAAGGCCAAGGTCTTCGTCGACGGCGTCGAAGTCGGCATGGTCGACACGATCAGGCTCGAAGGCCGTACCGCAGTCATCAACGTTTCGATCCGGCGCGACGTGCAGTTGTCGACGCGAACGCAGGCGAGTATCAGGCAGTCGTCGCTGCTGGGCGACCTGTTCGTGGATCTGAGTGTTCCGCAGGAGGAATCGCGGTCCCTGCTGCGCGACGGTGGCCGCATTCCGATCGGCCAGACGGTCCCCGCCGACAACGTCGAGGACATGTTGCGGTCGATGTCGATGTTCGTGATCGGTGCCCCGACCGAGGGACTGGCCAGGATGGTCAACGAGGTCAACGCGTCGTTCCCGCCACCCGCGGAACTCGCTTCGCTGCGCCGCTTCGGGATGGCCGCGCTGCACGAGCTGGCCGACAGCCGCCCAGTCGTCGAGCGTCTCCTCGCCTCGTCGTCGTCGATCGTCGCAACCGTCGGCAAGAACGCCGGCCGTGTGGACTTCCTGCTCCAGAACGGCCCGCCCCGTACGGCCGGGCTGGCGGATGTCCTCTTCGGCGTGGTGGACCTGATGTTCGGCATGGCGCACCTGACCAAGCCCATCACCCCGCTGCTCAAACCCAACACCCCGGAGTTGCGCCGCATGATCGGCATCCTCGAACCGATGGGTTTGGCCGTCGCCTACGCCGACTACACCGTGCCCCAGAACCTCGAACTGACCAACAGTCTGCTGCGGGACAAACTCGTGCCCTTCTTCAGTTCGCCGCTCAACGTGCGCGTCCGAACCGACAAGCCGGCGACGGCGCAGGCCGATCAGATGATCGGCGTCCTCCGCGCGATCGGAATGGTCCGATGA
- a CDS encoding MlaD family protein, with translation MRKLLSDLGIIGNSDVRWGLVGMAAAAVGLVVAGLIFIIPFGERTYTAYMKNSGQLQPGDEVRIAGVNVGKVRSVSLDGARVKARFTVDSGEILGDATSVEVKLLTPVGGHYLAVKPAGDRPLGDVPIPEHRASDSVELTQVMESAAPAFGAFDGSTLRQTILEVNRAIDGQPLAVRNLLTDATDLMTGLARQSDQLDTGRRVADEYVAAIANDKALLAEFVRQLGVVAVKLGKQRENIVTTFQSLRRLAKFVQRPIMAFGDQIEPSISNVEEVFRTLTADLSKIDRAIAGLTEAIQTLSRMLGFKGILFDQSRIVVRNSGLCVPGPGQRC, from the coding sequence ATGAGGAAACTGCTGTCCGATCTGGGGATCATCGGCAACTCGGACGTTCGCTGGGGACTGGTGGGCATGGCGGCGGCCGCCGTCGGCCTGGTCGTCGCCGGCCTGATCTTCATCATCCCGTTCGGTGAGCGCACTTACACCGCCTACATGAAGAATTCCGGCCAGTTGCAGCCGGGCGACGAGGTGCGGATCGCGGGTGTGAACGTCGGAAAGGTGCGCTCGGTATCGCTCGACGGCGCCCGCGTGAAAGCCAGGTTCACCGTCGATTCCGGGGAGATCCTGGGCGACGCGACCTCGGTCGAGGTCAAGCTGCTGACCCCGGTCGGGGGACATTATCTCGCGGTCAAGCCCGCTGGCGACCGGCCGTTGGGAGACGTTCCGATCCCCGAGCATCGAGCCAGCGACTCGGTCGAGCTGACCCAGGTGATGGAGTCGGCGGCGCCGGCCTTCGGGGCCTTCGACGGCTCCACCCTGCGCCAGACCATTCTCGAAGTGAACCGGGCGATCGACGGCCAACCCCTGGCCGTCCGCAATCTGCTGACCGACGCGACAGATCTGATGACGGGGCTGGCCCGGCAGTCTGATCAACTCGACACCGGCAGGCGGGTCGCCGACGAGTACGTCGCTGCGATCGCCAACGACAAGGCGCTGCTGGCCGAGTTCGTCAGGCAGCTTGGGGTGGTCGCGGTGAAACTCGGCAAGCAGCGCGAGAACATCGTGACCACGTTCCAGAGTCTGCGGCGACTGGCGAAGTTCGTCCAGCGCCCAATCATGGCCTTCGGCGACCAGATCGAGCCCTCGATCTCCAACGTCGAAGAGGTGTTCCGCACGCTGACGGCCGACCTCTCCAAGATCGATAGGGCGATCGCCGGCCTCACCGAGGCGATCCAGACGCTGAGCCGGATGCTCGGATTCAAGGGCATCCTGTTCGACCAGTCGCGAATCGTTGTGCGCAACAGCGGGCTGTGCGTACCGGGCCCGGGGCAACGATGCTGA
- a CDS encoding MCE family protein, with the protein MLSEWTRGRFARLWGWPIAVAAAVVAVVVSAVVISAAAPFGMASLALWSRSVCAQFADATGLYVGNNVSMLGVTVGRVTGIEQRHDSVEVRMDVVPDLKLPSDTGAVIAASSIVTDRRVEFTKPYVRGPELSDGECISREGTRTPKGISDALDGLNRTVSAALGTDDPTKAREGAKALEEFVNNATTIADGNAGQLNLFLAATSKALGDPAVLDTSARRMVDSLQSLTTMFVTNWPDFNKLLDNLSNIAKLIQGSTNGLGEAIAYANDFLPVLVRNIGKYDRQLYGIADALVPYAHELLKRADNFVDLLLYLPAAIGKLPGLVDPILRALLFTYKSPRFETSVNGQQTTVDLADLLNSINGGRR; encoded by the coding sequence ATGCTGAGCGAGTGGACGCGCGGCCGGTTCGCGCGGCTCTGGGGCTGGCCGATAGCCGTCGCCGCTGCGGTCGTCGCGGTGGTGGTCAGCGCGGTCGTCATCTCCGCCGCGGCTCCGTTCGGCATGGCGAGTCTGGCCCTGTGGTCGCGCAGCGTGTGCGCACAGTTCGCCGACGCCACCGGCCTCTACGTCGGCAACAACGTCTCGATGCTCGGCGTCACCGTTGGACGGGTGACCGGTATTGAGCAGCGGCACGACTCGGTCGAGGTGCGAATGGACGTCGTGCCCGACCTGAAACTGCCCTCCGACACCGGTGCCGTCATCGCGGCGAGTTCGATCGTGACCGACCGGCGAGTCGAATTCACCAAACCCTACGTCCGCGGGCCGGAACTGTCCGACGGCGAGTGCATCTCGCGCGAGGGTACCCGCACCCCCAAGGGGATCAGCGACGCCCTCGACGGACTGAACCGCACGGTGTCGGCCGCCCTCGGAACCGACGATCCGACCAAGGCGCGTGAAGGGGCGAAGGCCCTCGAAGAGTTCGTGAACAACGCCACCACGATCGCCGACGGGAACGCCGGTCAGCTCAACCTGTTCCTCGCCGCGACGTCGAAAGCGCTGGGCGACCCGGCCGTGCTCGACACGTCGGCCCGGCGGATGGTCGATTCCCTCCAATCGCTGACCACGATGTTCGTGACGAATTGGCCCGACTTCAACAAGCTGCTGGACAACCTGAGCAACATTGCCAAGCTGATCCAAGGGTCGACCAACGGGCTCGGGGAGGCGATCGCCTACGCCAACGACTTCCTGCCGGTGTTGGTGCGCAACATCGGGAAATACGATCGCCAGCTCTACGGAATCGCCGACGCGCTGGTGCCCTATGCCCACGAGTTGCTCAAGCGGGCCGACAACTTCGTCGACCTGCTGCTCTACCTCCCGGCCGCCATCGGCAAGCTTCCCGGCCTGGTGGACCCGATCCTGCGGGCGCTGCTGTTCACCTACAAGTCGCCGCGGTTCGAGACGTCGGTCAACGGGCAGCAGACCACGGTCGATCTGGCCGATCTGCTCAACTCGATCAACGGAGGCCGACGATGA
- a CDS encoding MlaD family protein — MRLRGLVALLTIVASIAILAAYARGEFDSRWRINVDAATIGEGLVTGADVKLNGFAIGRVRAIETVGYGRQRIALDVEPAQAAHLTDRVTARFTSSNMFGATGIELIPVPGGTPLRDGDLLVIGADSAQITVSGLFSRAGKVARELSSPEVLDLVNLMVDNSRGLGRSMVAFLQIAAMLRDEQRGSLSKYLEVGAEMGSAIQRLTPLIVAGVVDLVEQTEYFGPKENRERTNRAIGGLNKRLLYPAGDLVAKHEKNFSTIITTALDLVIPISVAIGSLAPTYNGIPEIIANIRSAFPEVAGKPQLQLRIVATNFPQVVSALPQARRGGR, encoded by the coding sequence GTGCGACTGCGAGGGCTAGTCGCGCTGCTGACGATCGTCGCGAGTATCGCCATCCTCGCCGCCTATGCCCGCGGCGAATTCGACTCGCGCTGGCGGATCAATGTGGACGCGGCCACGATCGGCGAGGGCCTGGTCACCGGTGCCGACGTCAAGCTCAACGGTTTCGCTATCGGGCGGGTCCGGGCGATCGAGACGGTCGGCTACGGCCGCCAGCGCATCGCGCTGGACGTCGAACCGGCGCAGGCCGCCCACCTCACCGACCGCGTCACGGCCAGATTCACCTCGTCGAACATGTTCGGCGCGACCGGCATCGAATTGATTCCGGTGCCCGGCGGCACTCCCCTGCGGGACGGCGACCTGCTGGTCATCGGAGCGGACTCGGCGCAGATCACCGTGAGCGGTTTGTTCTCGCGCGCCGGCAAGGTGGCGAGGGAACTCAGCTCGCCGGAAGTCCTGGACCTGGTCAACCTGATGGTCGACAACTCTCGTGGCCTGGGCCGCTCCATGGTCGCCTTCTTGCAGATCGCGGCCATGCTGCGCGACGAGCAACGGGGGAGTCTGAGCAAGTACCTGGAGGTGGGCGCCGAGATGGGCAGCGCGATACAGCGGCTCACCCCGTTGATCGTGGCCGGCGTCGTCGACCTCGTCGAACAGACCGAGTACTTCGGTCCGAAGGAGAACCGGGAGCGGACGAACCGCGCGATCGGGGGACTCAACAAGCGGCTCCTCTACCCGGCGGGCGACCTGGTGGCCAAGCACGAGAAGAACTTCTCGACGATCATCACGACGGCGCTCGACCTGGTCATTCCGATCAGCGTCGCGATCGGCAGCCTGGCGCCGACCTACAACGGGATCCCGGAGATCATCGCGAACATCCGATCGGCGTTCCCGGAAGTCGCCGGGAAGCCCCAGCTGCAACTGCGCATCGTCGCCACCAATTTCCCGCAGGTGGTCAGTGCGCTGCCGCAAGCCCGACGAGGTGGACGATGA
- a CDS encoding oxidoreductase has translation MSSWDVFSMPDLTGRRFVVTGANGGLGAVVTRALAMHNASVVMACRNEATGQRVADELGDRVEVARLDLADQSSIREFADGVGEFDVLINNAGLMYVPFSRTVDGFETQFGVNHLGHFALTGLLLDKIADRVVTVSSIAHAHTPKLWIDDLNYERRRYQRFLAYAQSKLSNLMFARELDRRLQSSDRKVRSFAVHPGVSGTDLFARTETIADRFTKLGAATIGHSPEAAAESTLFAATEPDADPTVFWGPTRWVIQSRGPVGAARTSRLSRNTDLWGRLWDHSESMTGVSYAV, from the coding sequence ATGAGTTCCTGGGATGTGTTCTCGATGCCGGATCTGACCGGGCGCCGATTCGTCGTGACTGGCGCCAACGGCGGTCTCGGCGCGGTGGTGACGCGCGCGCTGGCGATGCACAACGCGTCGGTCGTGATGGCCTGCCGCAACGAGGCGACCGGCCAGCGGGTGGCCGACGAGTTGGGCGATCGCGTCGAGGTGGCCCGTCTCGACCTGGCCGACCAGTCGTCGATTCGCGAATTCGCGGACGGCGTCGGTGAATTCGACGTGCTGATCAACAACGCCGGGCTGATGTATGTCCCGTTCAGCCGCACGGTGGACGGATTCGAGACCCAGTTCGGGGTCAACCACCTGGGCCACTTCGCGCTGACCGGACTGTTGCTGGACAAGATCGCCGATCGCGTGGTCACCGTCTCGAGCATCGCCCACGCGCACACGCCCAAGTTGTGGATCGATGACCTCAACTACGAGCGCCGGCGGTATCAGCGGTTCCTCGCCTACGCCCAGTCGAAGCTGTCGAATCTGATGTTCGCCCGCGAACTCGATCGGCGGCTGCAATCGTCGGACCGGAAGGTCAGGTCGTTCGCCGTGCATCCCGGTGTATCCGGAACGGATCTGTTCGCGCGCACCGAGACGATCGCCGACCGGTTCACCAAGCTCGGGGCCGCGACGATCGGCCATTCGCCCGAAGCGGCCGCCGAATCCACGCTTTTCGCGGCGACCGAGCCCGACGCCGACCCGACAGTGTTCTGGGGGCCGACGCGGTGGGTCATCCAGTCCCGCGGTCCGGTGGGCGCGGCCCGGACCTCCCGGCTGTCGAGGAACACCGATCTGTGGGGCAGGCTGTGGGACCATTCCGAGTCGATGACCGGTGTCAGCTATGCGGTTTGA
- a CDS encoding MlaE family ABC transporter permease has protein sequence MFPLDELGRQIGFYWAIVMSVPRTLRYYRRQMMTVLTDITFGSGKLVIGGGTVSVLVLMGLAVGASIAIEGFSALNMVGMGPLTGFVSAYANTREMAPMIAAVGFAIQAGCRITAEVGAMRINEEIDALEAMGVEPIPFVVTTRVIAALISTIPLYLLTLILSYLSCSVVVNVIHGQSSGTYNHYFEAFIRPEDVLYSVIKVAVFVALITLVHSYQGFFASGGPEGVGRASGQAIRASLIVVVLADMILTLTFWGLDVGVRISG, from the coding sequence ATGTTCCCGCTCGACGAGCTCGGGAGGCAGATCGGCTTCTACTGGGCGATCGTGATGTCGGTTCCGCGCACTCTGCGCTACTACCGGCGCCAGATGATGACTGTGCTGACCGATATAACGTTCGGTAGCGGAAAACTCGTCATCGGTGGGGGCACCGTGTCGGTGCTCGTGCTCATGGGACTGGCCGTCGGTGCGTCTATCGCCATCGAGGGATTCAGTGCCCTCAACATGGTCGGCATGGGCCCCCTGACGGGGTTTGTCTCCGCCTACGCCAATACCCGCGAGATGGCGCCGATGATCGCCGCCGTGGGGTTCGCCATCCAGGCCGGGTGCCGGATCACCGCTGAGGTCGGTGCGATGCGGATCAATGAGGAGATCGACGCGCTGGAAGCGATGGGAGTCGAACCGATCCCGTTCGTCGTGACTACGCGCGTCATCGCGGCGCTGATCAGCACCATCCCGCTCTATTTGCTGACGCTGATTCTCAGCTACCTCTCCTGCTCGGTTGTGGTCAACGTGATCCACGGACAGTCCTCGGGTACATACAACCACTATTTCGAGGCATTCATCCGCCCCGAGGATGTCCTCTACTCGGTCATTAAAGTCGCCGTTTTCGTAGCACTGATCACGCTGGTGCACAGCTATCAGGGATTCTTCGCCTCCGGCGGCCCGGAGGGGGTCGGGCGCGCGTCCGGCCAGGCCATCCGGGCGAGTCTGATCGTCGTCGTGCTCGCGGACATGATCCTCACCCTCACCTTCTGGGGCCTCGACGTCGGCGTGCGGATCTCGGGGTGA
- a CDS encoding MlaD family protein has translation MKLPAPVTLLLLAIITALGSVYMAFGVLGYNPAKSSSTLTVLMPSSGGLMNTSLVSLRGAHVGKVLSIAEAEDGLRVRITVDASAKIPVDSTVRVANLSAAGEQYMDFQPAALDPPFLADGAVVPADQVKPGTTVGEALAKLDAFTNAISADSLNTLITTMRGGFAGREQDFEKVIRATSMFGQLLTDKAAELRQLYRNLQTLGDRFAGYGPLVSRAAGDIGAAIPDVLFIVAQFERYSHVGEKVWKDPIGPLIDKLTGYCAKLCPDFALIASILGPYTKLVRPIRVDITELLRAAKMVFPGDGTAHVAVMRPPR, from the coding sequence ATGAAGCTCCCCGCTCCCGTGACCCTCCTGCTGCTGGCCATCATCACGGCGCTGGGCAGTGTCTACATGGCGTTCGGGGTACTCGGCTACAACCCGGCGAAATCGTCGTCGACGTTGACCGTGCTGATGCCTTCCTCCGGCGGGTTGATGAATACATCGCTGGTGTCGCTGCGCGGCGCGCACGTCGGCAAGGTCCTATCCATCGCCGAGGCCGAGGACGGCCTGCGGGTCCGCATCACGGTGGACGCGAGCGCGAAGATCCCGGTCGACTCGACGGTGCGGGTCGCGAACCTGTCCGCGGCCGGCGAGCAGTACATGGACTTCCAGCCGGCCGCGCTCGATCCGCCGTTCCTCGCCGACGGCGCCGTGGTGCCGGCCGACCAGGTGAAGCCGGGGACCACGGTCGGCGAGGCATTGGCGAAGCTGGACGCCTTCACCAACGCCATCAGCGCCGATTCGCTGAACACGTTGATCACGACGATGCGCGGCGGATTCGCCGGGCGGGAGCAGGACTTCGAAAAGGTCATCCGGGCCACATCGATGTTCGGCCAGCTGCTCACCGACAAAGCCGCCGAACTGCGCCAGCTCTACCGCAATCTCCAGACGCTCGGCGACCGCTTCGCCGGCTACGGCCCGCTCGTGAGCCGGGCCGCGGGGGACATCGGCGCCGCGATTCCCGACGTGCTGTTCATCGTGGCGCAGTTCGAGCGGTACTCACACGTCGGCGAGAAGGTGTGGAAGGACCCGATCGGGCCGCTGATCGACAAGCTGACCGGTTACTGCGCGAAGCTGTGCCCGGACTTCGCGCTGATCGCCTCGATCCTCGGCCCCTACACGAAACTCGTCCGCCCGATCCGTGTCGACATCACCGAGCTGCTGCGCGCGGCGAAGATGGTCTTCCCGGGAGACGGCACCGCCCACGTCGCGGTCATGAGACCGCCGCGATGA
- a CDS encoding SDR family oxidoreductase, whose protein sequence is MTLTRPEDPVAVESRGARFVHRDGVEIAYYSHGDPAAQTIVCVHGWPDSHALWDRVVPLLADRFHVVTVDNRGAGSSTNPSSYTDFKLSEMAADYLAVADAVSPDRPVHILGHDWGSVAAWELVTDASSAARIASFTSVSGPSGDHVSKWVRRRLSRPTPRNLALALGQVASLMYMFGFSTPVVPQTLMRLTMTEGRWRRGLALAEGIDADAISLGPTFAADIRQELRVYRANFLPTVLRPQERTTDVPVQVIVGTRDPAVRQSCYEDEARWNRRTFRRVLNAGHWLPFSHPQTLARAAAELIDHVDGKAPSRELRRAEMRLHRDEFDDHLVVVSGAGSGIGRETALLFAARGAEVVASDIDLSAAKRTAKEIVKSGGTAHAYQLDVSDPAQVRVHVDAVLQAHGVPDIVVNNAGVGAAGDFLATPEEEFNRVLSVNLLGVVNSSRGFAAAMVERGQGGHIVNLSSMAAYSPGKGMSAYTTSKSAVFSFSDCLRAELAEHGIGVTTVCPGIVHTNIIATTSVSGVSPEEERELQQVGDRAYALRGYGPEKVAKQIVDAVRANRSILPVTPEARIQYHVNRLAPGLVRFAASKGSMTDMIKFVPRRFRDTVGESAR, encoded by the coding sequence ATCACGTTGACACGACCCGAAGACCCCGTCGCCGTTGAGAGTCGGGGTGCGCGATTCGTGCACCGCGACGGAGTCGAGATCGCCTACTACTCTCACGGAGACCCCGCGGCGCAGACCATCGTCTGCGTGCACGGCTGGCCCGACTCACACGCGCTGTGGGACCGCGTGGTCCCGCTTCTCGCCGACCGTTTCCACGTGGTGACCGTCGACAACCGGGGAGCGGGGTCGTCGACCAACCCCTCCTCGTACACCGACTTCAAACTCAGTGAGATGGCGGCCGACTACCTCGCGGTCGCCGACGCGGTGAGCCCGGACCGCCCGGTGCACATCCTGGGGCACGACTGGGGCAGTGTCGCCGCCTGGGAGTTGGTGACCGACGCGTCGTCGGCGGCGAGAATCGCGTCGTTCACCTCGGTATCGGGACCGTCGGGCGATCACGTCTCGAAGTGGGTCCGGCGCCGCCTGAGCCGGCCCACGCCGCGCAACCTCGCCCTCGCGCTGGGCCAGGTCGCCTCGCTGATGTATATGTTCGGGTTTTCGACTCCTGTGGTCCCCCAGACGTTGATGCGCCTCACGATGACCGAGGGTCGCTGGCGCCGGGGGCTCGCGCTGGCCGAGGGCATCGACGCCGACGCGATCAGCCTCGGCCCGACTTTCGCTGCCGATATCCGCCAGGAGCTGCGGGTGTACCGCGCGAACTTCCTGCCCACGGTCCTGCGCCCGCAGGAACGCACGACCGACGTGCCGGTCCAGGTCATCGTCGGCACGCGCGACCCCGCCGTGCGGCAGTCCTGCTACGAGGATGAGGCGCGGTGGAATCGACGCACCTTCCGCCGGGTTCTCAACGCCGGCCACTGGTTGCCGTTCTCCCATCCGCAGACGCTGGCTCGAGCGGCGGCCGAACTGATCGACCACGTCGACGGAAAGGCGCCGTCGCGGGAGCTGCGGCGCGCCGAGATGCGACTGCACCGCGACGAATTCGACGATCACCTGGTGGTCGTGTCCGGCGCGGGCAGCGGCATCGGGCGGGAGACCGCCCTCCTGTTCGCCGCGCGAGGTGCGGAAGTGGTCGCGTCCGACATCGACCTCTCGGCGGCGAAACGCACGGCGAAAGAGATCGTTAAGTCCGGCGGCACCGCGCACGCCTACCAGCTCGATGTCTCCGACCCGGCGCAGGTGCGGGTCCATGTCGACGCGGTGCTGCAGGCGCACGGCGTGCCGGACATCGTCGTCAACAACGCCGGCGTCGGCGCCGCGGGCGACTTCCTCGCCACCCCGGAGGAGGAATTCAACCGGGTGCTCTCGGTGAATCTGCTCGGGGTGGTCAACAGTTCGCGGGGCTTCGCCGCCGCCATGGTCGAGCGCGGGCAGGGCGGGCACATCGTCAACCTGTCGAGCATGGCCGCCTACAGCCCGGGCAAAGGCATGTCGGCCTACACCACCAGCAAGTCGGCGGTCTTCTCGTTCTCGGACTGCCTGCGCGCCGAGCTGGCCGAGCACGGGATCGGCGTCACCACGGTCTGCCCGGGCATCGTCCACACGAACATCATCGCCACGACGTCGGTGTCGGGAGTCAGCCCCGAGGAGGAACGAGAACTGCAGCAGGTCGGCGACCGCGCCTACGCGCTGCGGGGCTACGGCCCGGAGAAGGTGGCCAAGCAGATCGTCGACGCGGTCCGCGCGAACCGGTCCATCCTCCCGGTGACACCGGAAGCCAGAATCCAGTACCACGTGAACCGTCTGGCGCCGGGACTCGTCCGCTTCGCGGCGTCGAAGGGGAGCATGACCGACATGATCAAGTTCGTTCCGCGGCGCTTCCGCGACACTGTCGGGGAGTCGGCGCGATGA